The Inmirania thermothiophila nucleotide sequence CTCCGCGGCGCCCGGCGCGAGCCCCGCCAAGAGCACCAGGGCTGCAAGCGCCCCCCGGCCTCCGTCCTCACGGCGCATCGGTCACCACCGTCCGGATCCGCCGCCGCACGTAGGCGAGGCTACCCCAGGCCCCGGTCTCGGCGGTGCTGGTGATCTCGTAGACCGCATAGTCGTCGGCGCGCTCCCTGTGTTCGGTGTATCGGCACACGACGGTCACGGTGAAGTCCGCCCCGCCCCCGGCGGCGACGGTGAAGGTGGTGGCGACGTCGGTGGCCGGCGCCGTGCCGCAGGCGGCCGAGGGCGCGGCCGCGCCGGTGGGGGCGATCTGGTGCAGCGCCCACTCGATGCCTGCCAGGGCCGCCTGGTAGGCGCGCGCCCCCTGCACCGCGTAGCGGGCGGTCTCGCGCTGTGCTCCGGCCACCGTGAGGAGGTAGGTGGCGATGGCGGCGAGCACCACCAGGAGGAAGACCGCGGTCACGGTGGCGAAGCCCCGGCCCCTCACGGCGCGTTCACCACGTGGACCTGGCGCAGCAGGGTCACCGACTCGTCCCCCTGGGCCAGGCTGATGCGCAGCGTCGCCAGCGCCGCCCGCCGGCTCGTGCCCGCCTGGTAGGTGAAGCTGCAGGCGGTGACGCCGGCGGCCATGCGGGCCTCGCCGGCGCCGAGGGCGGCAAGCTCCGCCGTCGTGTCCACGTCGGCCTGGCTCGCGTGCCAGCCGTAGCCGTGGTAGCGGGTGAGGGTGCCGGCGGCGGGGTCGCAGAGGTAGGTCACCGGCCCGCGCACGACGAAGAAGCGCTGCCGGGGCGAGGGCCGCGGGAACTGCGTCGGCGCGGCGAGCGCGATGTGGCTGTCCGTGGTGCCGCCGGCGAGGGCGGCGCGGTTGTCGCCCGCGTAGGCGTCGGCCCCTGCCACGCCGAGGTTGTAGATCACCACCGCGTCGCCGGGCACCTGGATCTCGGCGAAGCGCGTCAGGCGCCCGATGACGTCGAAGGCGTCGTCGGGCGCGGTGAAGTCGAGGACGGCGTCCGGGCTTCCGGGCGGCGGGTCGTCGCGGTAGCGCGCCGCATCCACGCTCTCCACCAGCTCCAGCACGGTGCCGCCCCCGGTCACGCGCACGCTGTTGGGCAGCGCCGCGCGCAGGTCGCGCGCCATGCGCTGAAGCGCGAGCTCGGCCACCGCGGTGAGCTCGGCGCGGCGCGAGACCGCCTGGTAGGAGGTCACCGCGCCGGGGATGAAGGAGGCGGCGACGGCGGCGATGGCGCCGATGATGGTCATCACCGCGACCAGCTCGACGAGGGTGAAGCCGCGCCCGCGCACCATCTCAGTAACGGGTCCGGTAGCCGGTCAGGGTCACGTCCACGTCCGCCCGCCGCTGATGGCGGACGCGCACCTCGATGCGGTAGGCATCGGCGGCGGGCACGGTGTGCAGCGCCGCATGGGCCACCGCGACATCGACCCGGTAGTCGCCCAGCCCCGCCACCGCGTTGCCCTCCTGGTCGCGGGCGCCGAGGTCGCTCAGGCCGTCGTAGTCGTCCACGTCGTCGTAGTCGGCGCGGCTCGCCTCGCCGTCGGCGCCGTCGGGATCGTCGAAGGCGCGCAGCTGGATCTCCTCGAGATAGGCCTCGGCCACCGCCACCGCCTGCTGCACCAGGAGCGGATCGGCGCTGCGCGCGGCGGTCTGCTGGAAGGCGAGGAGGACGCCGGCGACGGCGATGGCCAGGATGACGATGGCGATCACCAGCTCCACCAGGGTGAAGCCTTCCGCCCGCCGCCCCATCAGGAGGCCTCCGCGTAGCCGCTGCCGCCCCAGACCTGGATGCTGCGCCCGCCCAGGGTCACGGTGTGATCCTTGCCGTCCTCCACCTCGCCCAGGGGCGTGAAGACGAGGCTCGCCGGCGCCGCTCCGTCGAGGGCGAGGGGCGCGGGCGCGCCGCCGCGCTCGAGCCCGCCGGCGCGCGAGGGATGCGCCACGGTGATCCAGGGTCCCGCGGTGCAGCCGGTCTGGTGCCGCTCGACCCGATAGCCCGCGGCCTCGATGGTCACCCGCACCGGGCAGCCCGACCCCACCGCCAGGACCTGGGCGTAGCGGATCGCCGAGAGCAGCTCGTCGAAGAAGCCGCGCTCGCGCGCCGCCCGGGTGTCCATGAGCCGCGGCGCGGCGAAGACCGCCAGCACCCCCACGAGCACCAGCACGATCACCGCCTCGGTCAGGGTGAACCCCCCCGCCCGCCTCACGGCGCCACCCCCTGCCCCTCGAGCAGCCTGCGGATGCGGGCCGCCCCGGCCGCATCGCCGCCCGCCTCCAGCATCCGCATGAGCGCGCGCCAGGCCTCGTGGTTCTCGGGATCGCGCCGGACGATGCGCAGGTAGACCTCGCGCGCCTGGGCGGGCCGCCCGAGGGCGAGCAGCGCGTTGGCCAGGTGCAGCTCCACCAGCCCCCGCAGCTCGTCGTCCCCTGCCGGCACCGCGGCGAGCGCCTCGCGCAGCCGCGCCACCGCCGCCGCGGCATCGCCCGCCCGCAGGGCCCGCCCCGCCTCGAGGATGCGCGCATGGGGCCGCGCCCCGGCCGCCTCCAGGGTCGCGATCCATCGCTGCGCGCCGGCGGCATCGCCCGCGCGCAGGGCGATCTCGCCGAGGTAGAAGGCCGCGTCCAGGGTCAGGCCGAACTCCGCCCGCTGGCGCTCGAAGGCCGAGCGCGCGCCGTCGAGATCGCCCGCGAAGAGCCGACCCATGCCGATGAGGTTGAGCAGGATCAGGCGCCGGCGCCCCTCGGCCTCGCCGAGGGCGGCCTCGGCCACGCGCACCGCCTCGGCATGCCGGCCCTGGCGCAGGAGACCGAAGGCGCGGTTGATGGCCGCCCGCGCCGGTGTCGCCCCGCGCGCCTGCTCGGTGCGCCAGAACTCCGCGCGCACGCCCCAGTCCTCGTTGCGAAGCGTGGTGGCGTGCGCCGCAAGACCCACCGCCACCGCCAGCGCCGGCGCGCTCCAGCGCGCCCCCCGCCCCCCCAGCAGGCTCAGGGCACCGGCGGCGAGGAAGGCCGTGGGCAGGTAGGCGCGGTGCTCGAAGACGAGCTCCAGGTCCACCCACGAGGCCTCCACCGCCGAGGCCAGGAGGTAGAAGAGCAGGGCGAAGGCGGCGAGCGGCGCCGCCCGCCGCAGCCGCCAGGCGAGCATCGCCGCCAGCGCCCACGCGGCCAGGGCGAGGGCGGTGACGGGCGGGTCGAGGAGCCCCCGCGAGGGCGCCCAGGCGTAGTCCAGGTGCAGCCGCGAGGGCAGCGGCCAGAGGTAGAGCCCGAGGTAGTGCCAGAGGACTCGCGGCTCGGTGAGCAGCCGCTCCAGGGGCGAGAAGTCGCGACCGGGGTAGCGCGCCGTCCAGTCCGGCAGGCGGCCGCCGAGATAGAACCAGGCCAGCCCCGCCAGCACCAGCGCCAGCAGCGCCAGGGCACGTCCCCCCACCAGCGGACGGCGGTGGGCATAGACGGTGCGGTCCAGCAGCAGCACCGCCAGCGGCAGGGTGGCGGCGTTCTCCTTGCTCGCGAGGGCGAGGACCCAGCAGGCAATGAGCCCCATCCAGAACCGCCCCGGCCTGAGCCTTCCCGCGCGGTGGAGGGCGAGCAGCGCAAGCCCCGCGAGGTAGAAGAGCGCCGCCAACGCCGCCATCCGCTGCACCACGTAGGTGACGGCCTGAGTCTGGAGCGGATTCACCGCCCACAGCGCCGCCCCCCAGAAGGCGAGGCGCGCCGCCTCCCCGGGGTCCCGCCCGAGGGCGGCGAGCAGGATGCGGATTAGGGCGTAGAGGAGGAGGGCGTTGGCCCCGTGGATGACGATGTTGACCAGGTGGTAGCCGGCGGGGTCGAGCCCACCCGCGAGGTAGTTGAGGGCGAAGGTGGCCAGCGCCAGCGGCCGGCGCGCCGAGTAAGGCGAGTCCAGCACCGCCGCCAGGTCCGCCGCCGACCGGGGATGGACCGCCGGATTGAGGACGATGTTGGGGACGTCGTCGAACAGGAAGGGGAGCTGGAGGGCGTTGGCGTAGGCAAACCCCACCAGGGCCGCGAGGACGGCGCAATGGGCGAGCGTGGCGAGGGGCAGGCGAAGCTGCAGCCCCGCCAGCTCGCGGACCCCTCGCGCCGGCAGCGCCTCCATGAGAGGACGGCGGGCCGCAAG carries:
- a CDS encoding pilus assembly FimT family protein, encoding MRRAGGFTLTEAVIVLVLVGVLAVFAAPRLMDTRAARERGFFDELLSAIRYAQVLAVGSGCPVRVTIEAAGYRVERHQTGCTAGPWITVAHPSRAGGLERGGAPAPLALDGAAPASLVFTPLGEVEDGKDHTVTLGGRSIQVWGGSGYAEAS
- a CDS encoding prepilin-type N-terminal cleavage/methylation domain-containing protein, giving the protein MVRGRGFTLVELVAVMTIIGAIAAVAASFIPGAVTSYQAVSRRAELTAVAELALQRMARDLRAALPNSVRVTGGGTVLELVESVDAARYRDDPPPGSPDAVLDFTAPDDAFDVIGRLTRFAEIQVPGDAVVIYNLGVAGADAYAGDNRAALAGGTTDSHIALAAPTQFPRPSPRQRFFVVRGPVTYLCDPAAGTLTRYHGYGWHASQADVDTTAELAALGAGEARMAAGVTACSFTYQAGTSRRAALATLRISLAQGDESVTLLRQVHVVNAP
- a CDS encoding type II secretion system protein, which produces MGRRAEGFTLVELVIAIVILAIAVAGVLLAFQQTAARSADPLLVQQAVAVAEAYLEEIQLRAFDDPDGADGEASRADYDDVDDYDGLSDLGARDQEGNAVAGLGDYRVDVAVAHAALHTVPAADAYRIEVRVRHQRRADVDVTLTGYRTRY
- a CDS encoding tetratricopeptide repeat protein, with product MEALPARGVRELAGLQLRLPLATLAHCAVLAALVGFAYANALQLPFLFDDVPNIVLNPAVHPRSAADLAAVLDSPYSARRPLALATFALNYLAGGLDPAGYHLVNIVIHGANALLLYALIRILLAALGRDPGEAARLAFWGAALWAVNPLQTQAVTYVVQRMAALAALFYLAGLALLALHRAGRLRPGRFWMGLIACWVLALASKENAATLPLAVLLLDRTVYAHRRPLVGGRALALLALVLAGLAWFYLGGRLPDWTARYPGRDFSPLERLLTEPRVLWHYLGLYLWPLPSRLHLDYAWAPSRGLLDPPVTALALAAWALAAMLAWRLRRAAPLAAFALLFYLLASAVEASWVDLELVFEHRAYLPTAFLAAGALSLLGGRGARWSAPALAVAVGLAAHATTLRNEDWGVRAEFWRTEQARGATPARAAINRAFGLLRQGRHAEAVRVAEAALGEAEGRRRLILLNLIGMGRLFAGDLDGARSAFERQRAEFGLTLDAAFYLGEIALRAGDAAGAQRWIATLEAAGARPHARILEAGRALRAGDAAAAVARLREALAAVPAGDDELRGLVELHLANALLALGRPAQAREVYLRIVRRDPENHEAWRALMRMLEAGGDAAGAARIRRLLEGQGVAP